From a region of the Asterias amurensis chromosome 2, ASM3211899v1 genome:
- the LOC139951448 gene encoding uncharacterized protein isoform X1 produces the protein MIAYIADVATPVIMCQEFPGSPPAIINKDPDDSSGDLQANSPENSVTFRRRVLLLGQAGSGKTSLAKSLVSGSSQTSDGTTESLDVQAWCPFLGTTYENLLDYELTGCERSLVLEVWDLAGRRVWQTFHHLFLTAGTLPVIVFNFADQSSCDDVSQIVDMVWAKDPGCRLVIVGTHIDKLGQEESAEGKSKDILGVIRNRHAHCTQKLQQDLHNLKNIPKPRTPKDVERMKKLKDRLGRFPKPPSNIIGSSSKTAKGLDDVRKEILSAVLEANKSSSSLDQATPIRQATSEVYDDIMALRKESNVVVSFQEVKELLRKHETDLSSEIEKKELTFFESSGVIQSFPNTRDPDDESEALICTNPSALAKALCLVHMSDTKKAFRFEAKRFWPKTEDGNSKKPNPALLVQALEEVATEGLIRECMLPLLWQDLHMNEKQTRLVIDLMARLGLLNRAADAHCDAEKVPLELPQYPGLLAKAQYRLPLLGLTPVTGPTLNWTPKPFKGDAQICWRYTFPLGTPQGLIPRLLVVCRANIQGAMYRHHWRNGILLKMGQVSVNIKQPENCPKAESLDMSVRVTIDEEGQKKATEVLWVVLARFLVIAQEFLSTWPGVYYQISILPSFMYYETDESVDELPIELFDIIRSSASGVSVMKVSIEDTDYEVDLELLFPLPGESKLSIFKWLQWLASLDIQLSESTPSIDEPELEPARSDTDSQTSLRPSVSPTVLSPSPTRSDSPRALTSPPVKVNKKKMEIKWKLDNGWRKVSLEEEMKEIQKVAASFVAAVLANSMAQFITERSKADNYGPPMEREAKHAAVLASARAAQAAQSGNPEAAAMAVVAASQAIENAMLNKKRSGHKNSSTMIKSRMCIIM, from the exons ATGATAGCGTACATTGCCG ACGTTGCCACACCAGTCATCATGTGCCAAGAATTTCCAGGCTCTCCGCCGGCTATCATTAACAAAGACCCCGATGACAGCAGCGGCGATCTCCAGGCAAACTCGCCGGAAAACAGTGTGACTTTCCGGCGTCGTGTTCTGCTGTTGGGCCAAGCAGGGAGCGGAAAGACCAGCCTGGCCAAGTCACTGGTCAGTGGTAGCTCGCAAACCTCAGATGGTACAACCGAGTCTTTAGATGTCCAAGCATGGTGTCCATTCCTAGGAACCACTTATG AAAATTTACTCGACTATGAGCTAACGGGATGCGAGAGGTCTTTGGTGCTAGAAGTGTGGGATTTGGCTGGAAGAAGG GTTTGGCAAACATTTCACCACCTCTTTCTGACCGCTGGTACCCTTCCAGTAATCGTCTTCAACTTCGCTGATCAAAGCAGCTGTGATGACGTGTCTCAAATTGTGGACATGGTATGGGCAAAG GATCCTGGCTGTAGATTAGTAATCGTCGGAACACACATTGATAAACTGGGTCAAGAAGAAAGCGCTGAAGGAAAGAGCAAGGATATCTTGGGAGTGATTCGAAACAGACACGCACACTGCACACAGAAACTACAACAAGATCTTCACAATTTAAA GAACATACCAAAGCCCAGAACACCGAAAGACGTAGAGAGGATGAAAAAACTAAAAGACAGGCTTGGGCGTTTCCCCAAACCTCCAAGTAATATCATTGGAAGCAGCAGCAAGACTGCCAAG GGTCTAGATGACGTAAGGAAGGAAATTCTCTCGGCTGTCTTAGAGGCAAACAAGAGCTCGTCATCCCTCGATCAAGCCACGCCCATAAGACAAGCTACATCTGAGGTTTATGATGACATAATGGCACTACGAAAAGAATCTAATGTAGTCGTATCATTCCAAGAGGTCAAAGAACTGTTAAGAAAACATGAAACTGATCTGAGTAGCGAAATTGAGAAAAAGGAACTGACATTCTTTGAAAGTTCg GGAGTCATACAAAGTTTTCCCAACACCAGGGACCCGGATGATGAATCAGAAGCCCTGATTTGTACAAACCCTTCTGCCTTAGCTAAAGCACTTTGCCTTGTTCATATGAGTGACACCAAGAAAGCATTTCGGTTCGAAGCGAAAAGATTCTGGCCCAAGACAGAAGATGGAAACTCCAAGAAACCAAACCCAGCTTTGCTCGTACAAGCTTTAGAGGAAGTTGCCACAGAGGGATTGATCAGGGAATGCATGCTTCCTCTGTTGTGGCAG GATCTTCACATGAATGAGAAACAGACCAGGCTAGTGATCGACCTGATGGCCAGGCTAGGACTTCTCAACAGGGCTGCTGATGCTCACTGTGATGCAGAAAAGGTACCTCTGGAATTACCTCAGTACCCTGGTCTACTAGCTAAGGCACAGTATCGACTACCACTCCTTGGACTAACGCCTGTTACTGGACCG ACACTAAATTGGACgccaaaaccattcaaaggggATGCACAGATCTGTTGGAGATATACGTTTCCACTGGGAACACCCCAAGGTCTGATACCCAGACTTCTGGTCGTGTGTCGAGCCAATATACAAGGTGCCATGTACAGACATCATTGGAGGAATGGAATACTCCTTAAGATGGGTCAG GTATCTGTGAATATCAAACAACCTGAAAACTGCCCGAAAGCAGAGAGTCTTGACATGTCTGTTAGGGTAACCATTGATGAAGAAGGACAGAAGAAGGCGACTGAAGTCTTATGGGTAGTCTTGGCACGCTTTCTAGTCATTGCTCAAGAGTTTCTGTCTACTTGGCCTGGTGTTTATTATCAG ATTTCTATACTGCCAAGTTTCATGTATTATGAGACTGACGAATCAGTGGATGAGCTACCAATTGAGTTGTTTGATATCATCAGATCATCTGCTAGCGGAGTGTCTGTGATGAAAGTCAGTATTGAAGACACAGATTATGAAGTTGACTTAGAATTGCTCTTCcctttaccag GCGAATCCAAACTTTCCATCTTTAAATGGCTGCAGTGGCTTGCAAGCCTAGACATTCAGTTAAGTGAGTCAACGCCAAGCATCGATGAACCCGAACTAGAGCCAGCACGGTCCGACACAGACTCTCAAACAAGCCTCAGACCGTCCGTGTCCCCCACTGTCCTCTCCCCATCTCCTACCCGGTCAGACAGTCCTCGGGCGCTGACATCGCCACCGGTCAAAGTCAATAAGAAGAAAATGGAGATTAAATGGAAGTTGGATAATGGTTGGAGGAAGGTTTCACTCGAAGAGGAGATGAAAGAAATTCAGAAG GTGGCAGCTTCCTTCGTTGCAGCCGTTCTTGCAAATTCCATGGCCCAGTTTATAACAGAACGCTCTAAAGCGGATAACTACGGGCCCCCGATGGAGAGAGAAGCTAAACATGCTGCAGTGTTAGCCTCAGCTCGAGCCGCACAGGCAGCCCAGAGCGGTAACCCTGAAGCAGCCGCTATGGCCGTCGTCGCAGCATCTCAAGCTATTGAGAATGCAATGCTTAACAAGAAGAGATCGGGACATAAGAATAGTAGTACTATGATTAAGAGTAGAATGTGCATCATCATGTAG
- the LOC139951448 gene encoding uncharacterized protein isoform X2 has product MVKNLLDYELTGCERSLVLEVWDLAGRRVWQTFHHLFLTAGTLPVIVFNFADQSSCDDVSQIVDMVWAKDPGCRLVIVGTHIDKLGQEESAEGKSKDILGVIRNRHAHCTQKLQQDLHNLKNIPKPRTPKDVERMKKLKDRLGRFPKPPSNIIGSSSKTAKGLDDVRKEILSAVLEANKSSSSLDQATPIRQATSEVYDDIMALRKESNVVVSFQEVKELLRKHETDLSSEIEKKELTFFESSGVIQSFPNTRDPDDESEALICTNPSALAKALCLVHMSDTKKAFRFEAKRFWPKTEDGNSKKPNPALLVQALEEVATEGLIRECMLPLLWQDLHMNEKQTRLVIDLMARLGLLNRAADAHCDAEKVPLELPQYPGLLAKAQYRLPLLGLTPVTGPTLNWTPKPFKGDAQICWRYTFPLGTPQGLIPRLLVVCRANIQGAMYRHHWRNGILLKMGQVSVNIKQPENCPKAESLDMSVRVTIDEEGQKKATEVLWVVLARFLVIAQEFLSTWPGVYYQISILPSFMYYETDESVDELPIELFDIIRSSASGVSVMKVSIEDTDYEVDLELLFPLPGESKLSIFKWLQWLASLDIQLSESTPSIDEPELEPARSDTDSQTSLRPSVSPTVLSPSPTRSDSPRALTSPPVKVNKKKMEIKWKLDNGWRKVSLEEEMKEIQKVAASFVAAVLANSMAQFITERSKADNYGPPMEREAKHAAVLASARAAQAAQSGNPEAAAMAVVAASQAIENAMLNKKRSGHKNSSTMIKSRMCIIM; this is encoded by the exons ATGGTCA AAAATTTACTCGACTATGAGCTAACGGGATGCGAGAGGTCTTTGGTGCTAGAAGTGTGGGATTTGGCTGGAAGAAGG GTTTGGCAAACATTTCACCACCTCTTTCTGACCGCTGGTACCCTTCCAGTAATCGTCTTCAACTTCGCTGATCAAAGCAGCTGTGATGACGTGTCTCAAATTGTGGACATGGTATGGGCAAAG GATCCTGGCTGTAGATTAGTAATCGTCGGAACACACATTGATAAACTGGGTCAAGAAGAAAGCGCTGAAGGAAAGAGCAAGGATATCTTGGGAGTGATTCGAAACAGACACGCACACTGCACACAGAAACTACAACAAGATCTTCACAATTTAAA GAACATACCAAAGCCCAGAACACCGAAAGACGTAGAGAGGATGAAAAAACTAAAAGACAGGCTTGGGCGTTTCCCCAAACCTCCAAGTAATATCATTGGAAGCAGCAGCAAGACTGCCAAG GGTCTAGATGACGTAAGGAAGGAAATTCTCTCGGCTGTCTTAGAGGCAAACAAGAGCTCGTCATCCCTCGATCAAGCCACGCCCATAAGACAAGCTACATCTGAGGTTTATGATGACATAATGGCACTACGAAAAGAATCTAATGTAGTCGTATCATTCCAAGAGGTCAAAGAACTGTTAAGAAAACATGAAACTGATCTGAGTAGCGAAATTGAGAAAAAGGAACTGACATTCTTTGAAAGTTCg GGAGTCATACAAAGTTTTCCCAACACCAGGGACCCGGATGATGAATCAGAAGCCCTGATTTGTACAAACCCTTCTGCCTTAGCTAAAGCACTTTGCCTTGTTCATATGAGTGACACCAAGAAAGCATTTCGGTTCGAAGCGAAAAGATTCTGGCCCAAGACAGAAGATGGAAACTCCAAGAAACCAAACCCAGCTTTGCTCGTACAAGCTTTAGAGGAAGTTGCCACAGAGGGATTGATCAGGGAATGCATGCTTCCTCTGTTGTGGCAG GATCTTCACATGAATGAGAAACAGACCAGGCTAGTGATCGACCTGATGGCCAGGCTAGGACTTCTCAACAGGGCTGCTGATGCTCACTGTGATGCAGAAAAGGTACCTCTGGAATTACCTCAGTACCCTGGTCTACTAGCTAAGGCACAGTATCGACTACCACTCCTTGGACTAACGCCTGTTACTGGACCG ACACTAAATTGGACgccaaaaccattcaaaggggATGCACAGATCTGTTGGAGATATACGTTTCCACTGGGAACACCCCAAGGTCTGATACCCAGACTTCTGGTCGTGTGTCGAGCCAATATACAAGGTGCCATGTACAGACATCATTGGAGGAATGGAATACTCCTTAAGATGGGTCAG GTATCTGTGAATATCAAACAACCTGAAAACTGCCCGAAAGCAGAGAGTCTTGACATGTCTGTTAGGGTAACCATTGATGAAGAAGGACAGAAGAAGGCGACTGAAGTCTTATGGGTAGTCTTGGCACGCTTTCTAGTCATTGCTCAAGAGTTTCTGTCTACTTGGCCTGGTGTTTATTATCAG ATTTCTATACTGCCAAGTTTCATGTATTATGAGACTGACGAATCAGTGGATGAGCTACCAATTGAGTTGTTTGATATCATCAGATCATCTGCTAGCGGAGTGTCTGTGATGAAAGTCAGTATTGAAGACACAGATTATGAAGTTGACTTAGAATTGCTCTTCcctttaccag GCGAATCCAAACTTTCCATCTTTAAATGGCTGCAGTGGCTTGCAAGCCTAGACATTCAGTTAAGTGAGTCAACGCCAAGCATCGATGAACCCGAACTAGAGCCAGCACGGTCCGACACAGACTCTCAAACAAGCCTCAGACCGTCCGTGTCCCCCACTGTCCTCTCCCCATCTCCTACCCGGTCAGACAGTCCTCGGGCGCTGACATCGCCACCGGTCAAAGTCAATAAGAAGAAAATGGAGATTAAATGGAAGTTGGATAATGGTTGGAGGAAGGTTTCACTCGAAGAGGAGATGAAAGAAATTCAGAAG GTGGCAGCTTCCTTCGTTGCAGCCGTTCTTGCAAATTCCATGGCCCAGTTTATAACAGAACGCTCTAAAGCGGATAACTACGGGCCCCCGATGGAGAGAGAAGCTAAACATGCTGCAGTGTTAGCCTCAGCTCGAGCCGCACAGGCAGCCCAGAGCGGTAACCCTGAAGCAGCCGCTATGGCCGTCGTCGCAGCATCTCAAGCTATTGAGAATGCAATGCTTAACAAGAAGAGATCGGGACATAAGAATAGTAGTACTATGATTAAGAGTAGAATGTGCATCATCATGTAG